Proteins encoded by one window of Salvia splendens isolate huo1 chromosome 14, SspV2, whole genome shotgun sequence:
- the LOC121763600 gene encoding UDP-glycosyltransferase 73C5-like isoform X1 → MAQQLHFLMIPLMSQSHIIPLTDFAKSLARRGALVSIVTTPLNAKRYNPTLASSPRIHLIPLHFPCREAGLPDGCENLDSLNSLDLARQFFHACRLLKSPLHDLIRRLHPSPNCIISTSAISWTQDLADSFRIPRYVFETVSSFTLHCSRKISHLVDSVSFDSELFQVPQIPHSVEFSRNQLPRIRTRLPTPDPAPPRGTLVNTFQELEPWYLNACMEERGSVWSVGPVSLSNRGASERFSRGNEASIDEHYCLKWLDSMERDSVVYACFGSLCTLSIEQITEIGLGLEESNSPFIWVIRKQEKSCGEVEEWLAAEGFEERVRGRGVVVQGWAPQVMILAHPSVGGFLTHCGWNSTLEGVAAGVPMIAWPMFAEQFYNEKMVVDVLGIGVRVGVESCADKQGLVRRERVRSAVVELMGERGMRERAEALARAATDAFEDGGSSFLNVTLFIEDVVRANAEMAVNVLESY, encoded by the coding sequence ATGGCGCAGCAGCTCCATTTCCTAATGATCCCCCTCATGTCACAGAGCCACATAATCCCCCTGACCGACTTCGCCAAATCCCTAGCCCGCCGCGGCGCCCTCGTCTCCATCGTCACCACCCCTCTCAACGCCAAGCGCTACAACCCCACCCTCGCCTCCTCCCCCCGAATCCACCTCATCCCCCTCCACTTCCCCTGCCGCGAAGCCGGCCTCCCCGACGGCTGCGAGAATCTCGACTCCCTCAACTCCCTCGACCTCGCCCGCCAATTCTTCCACGCCTGCAGATTGCTGAAATCCCCCCTCCACGACCTCATCCGCCGCCTCCACCCCTCCCCTAACTGCATCATCTCCACCAGCGCCATTTCCTGGACGCAGGACCTCGCCGACTCCTTCCGCATCCCCCGATACGTCTTCGAAACCGTCTCCTCCTTCACTCTCCACTGCTCCAGAAAAATCTCTCACCTCGTGGACTCTGTTTCCTTCGACTCCGAGCTTTTCCAGGTTCCACAAATTCCACACAGCGTTGAATTTTCCAGAAATCAGCTGCCACGTATCCGGACTCGGTTACCGACCCCGGATCCGGCTCCGCCCCGGGGCACGCTGGTCAACACGTTCCAGGAGCTCGAGCCGTGGTATCTTAACGCATGCATGGAGGAGAGAGGTAGCGTGTGGAGCGTGGGCCCGGTTTCCCTCTCAAACCGGGGGGCTTCCGAGCGATTCTCGAGAGGGAACGAGGCGTCCATCGACGAGCATTACTGTCTAAAATGGCTGGATTCCATGGAAAGGGATTCTGTCGTGTATGCCTGTTTCGGGAGCTTGTGCACTTTATCAATTGAGCAGATAACCGAGATAGGCTTAGGGCTGGAAGAGTCTAATTCTCCTTTCATTTGGGTTATTAGGAAGCAGGAGAAGAGCTGCGGAGAAGTGGAGGAGTGGCTGGCGGCGGAGGGGTTCGAGGAGAGGGTGAGGGGGAGGGGGGTGGTGGTGCAGGGATGGGCGCCGCAGGTGATGATCCTGGCGCACCCGTCGGTGGGGGGGTTTCTGACGCACTGTGGATGGAACTCGACTCTGGAGGGAGTGGCGGCGGGCGTGCCCATGATCGCGTGGCCCATGTTTGCGGAGCAGTTTTACAATGAGAAGATGGTGGTGGATGTGTTGGGGATTGGGGTGAGGGTTGGGGTGGAGAGCTGCGCGGACAAGCAGGGTTTGGTGAGGAGGGAGCGGGTGAGATCTGCCGTGGTGGAATTGATGGGGGAGAGAGGGATGAGAGAGAGAGCGGAGGCGCTTGCGAGAGCGGCGACGGATGCGTTTGAAGATGGGGGTTCGTCTTTCTTGAATGTCACGTTGTTTATTGAAGATGTGGTTAGAGCTAATGCAGAAATGGCAGTCAATGTATTAGAGAGTTACTAG
- the LOC121763600 gene encoding UDP-glycosyltransferase 73C6-like isoform X2 → MAQQLHFLMIPLMSQSHIIPLTDFAKSLARRGALVSIVTTPLNAKRYNPTLASSPRIHLIPLHFPCREAGLPDGCENLDSLNSLDLARQFFHACRLLKSPLHDLIRRLHPSPNCIISTSAISWTQDLADSFRIPRYVFETVSSFTLHCSRKISHLVDSVSFDSELFQVPQIPHSVEFSRNQLPRIRTRLPTPDPAPPRGTLVNTFQELEPWYLNACMEERGSVWSVGPVSLSNRGASERFSRGNEASIDEHYCLKWLDSMERDSVVYACFGSLCTLSIEQITEIGLGLEESNSPFIWVIRKQEKSCGEVEEWLAAEGFEERVRGRGVVVQGWAPQVMILAHPSVGGFLTHCGWNSTLEGVAAGVPMIAWPMFAEQFYNEKMVVDSCADKQGLVRRERVRSAVVELMGERGMRERAEALARAATDAFEDGGSSFLNVTLFIEDVVRANAEMAVNVLESY, encoded by the exons ATGGCGCAGCAGCTCCATTTCCTAATGATCCCCCTCATGTCACAGAGCCACATAATCCCCCTGACCGACTTCGCCAAATCCCTAGCCCGCCGCGGCGCCCTCGTCTCCATCGTCACCACCCCTCTCAACGCCAAGCGCTACAACCCCACCCTCGCCTCCTCCCCCCGAATCCACCTCATCCCCCTCCACTTCCCCTGCCGCGAAGCCGGCCTCCCCGACGGCTGCGAGAATCTCGACTCCCTCAACTCCCTCGACCTCGCCCGCCAATTCTTCCACGCCTGCAGATTGCTGAAATCCCCCCTCCACGACCTCATCCGCCGCCTCCACCCCTCCCCTAACTGCATCATCTCCACCAGCGCCATTTCCTGGACGCAGGACCTCGCCGACTCCTTCCGCATCCCCCGATACGTCTTCGAAACCGTCTCCTCCTTCACTCTCCACTGCTCCAGAAAAATCTCTCACCTCGTGGACTCTGTTTCCTTCGACTCCGAGCTTTTCCAGGTTCCACAAATTCCACACAGCGTTGAATTTTCCAGAAATCAGCTGCCACGTATCCGGACTCGGTTACCGACCCCGGATCCGGCTCCGCCCCGGGGCACGCTGGTCAACACGTTCCAGGAGCTCGAGCCGTGGTATCTTAACGCATGCATGGAGGAGAGAGGTAGCGTGTGGAGCGTGGGCCCGGTTTCCCTCTCAAACCGGGGGGCTTCCGAGCGATTCTCGAGAGGGAACGAGGCGTCCATCGACGAGCATTACTGTCTAAAATGGCTGGATTCCATGGAAAGGGATTCTGTCGTGTATGCCTGTTTCGGGAGCTTGTGCACTTTATCAATTGAGCAGATAACCGAGATAGGCTTAGGGCTGGAAGAGTCTAATTCTCCTTTCATTTGGGTTATTAGGAAGCAGGAGAAGAGCTGCGGAGAAGTGGAGGAGTGGCTGGCGGCGGAGGGGTTCGAGGAGAGGGTGAGGGGGAGGGGGGTGGTGGTGCAGGGATGGGCGCCGCAGGTGATGATCCTGGCGCACCCGTCGGTGGGGGGGTTTCTGACGCACTGTGGATGGAACTCGACTCTGGAGGGAGTGGCGGCGGGCGTGCCCATGATCGCGTGGCCCATGTTTGCGGAGCAGTTTTACAATGAGAAGATGGTGGTGGAT AGCTGCGCGGACAAGCAGGGTTTGGTGAGGAGGGAGCGGGTGAGATCTGCCGTGGTGGAATTGATGGGGGAGAGAGGGATGAGAGAGAGAGCGGAGGCGCTTGCGAGAGCGGCGACGGATGCGTTTGAAGATGGGGGTTCGTCTTTCTTGAATGTCACGTTGTTTATTGAAGATGTGGTTAGAGCTAATGCAGAAATGGCAGTCAATGTATTAGAGAGTTACTAG